The Lysobacter capsici genome has a segment encoding these proteins:
- the aroA gene encoding 3-phosphoshikimate 1-carboxyvinyltransferase has protein sequence MSGSADTQHTQAQAQQAWNAGTGTPLRGSLRVPGDKSVSHRAVMLGALAEGVTRVTGFLEGEDTRATARVFERLGVRIETPSASERIVHGVGLHGLRGIVEPLDCGNAGTGMRLLAGALAGQAFDSVLIGDASLSKRPMRRVTEPLAAMGAHIDTDEGGLPPLRIRGGRALRGIEYTLPVASAQVKSALLLAGLYAQGDTVVHEPHPTRDYTERMLAAFAWPIEFSPGYAKLSGGHVLRAADVAVPADFSSAAFFLVAASVVPGSELLLEAVGMNPRRTGLLSALRLMGADIVEENPRAEGGEPVADLRVRYAPLQGVEVPEALVPDMIDEFPALFVAAAVARGRTVIRGAAELRVKESDRIASMATGLRALGATIEETPDGAIIDGGALHGGEIDSHGDHRIAMSFAIAAQLASGEVRIGDVANVATSFPGFEALAAKAGMRVDAAR, from the coding sequence ATGAGCGGTTCGGCGGATACGCAGCACACCCAGGCGCAAGCGCAACAGGCCTGGAACGCCGGCACCGGCACGCCGCTGCGCGGCTCGCTGCGCGTGCCCGGCGACAAGTCGGTGTCGCATCGCGCGGTCATGCTCGGCGCGCTGGCCGAAGGCGTCACCCGCGTCACCGGCTTTCTCGAAGGCGAAGACACCCGCGCCACCGCGCGCGTGTTCGAACGCCTGGGCGTGCGCATCGAAACGCCGAGCGCGAGCGAACGCATCGTCCACGGTGTCGGCCTGCACGGCCTGCGCGGCATCGTCGAACCGCTGGATTGTGGCAACGCCGGCACCGGCATGCGCCTGCTCGCGGGCGCGCTGGCGGGGCAGGCCTTCGATAGCGTGCTGATCGGCGATGCGTCCCTGTCGAAGCGGCCGATGCGTCGCGTCACCGAGCCGCTCGCGGCGATGGGCGCGCATATCGACACCGACGAAGGCGGTCTGCCGCCGTTGCGCATCCGCGGCGGTCGCGCCCTGCGGGGCATCGAATACACCTTGCCGGTCGCAAGCGCGCAGGTGAAATCGGCGCTGCTGCTGGCCGGCCTGTACGCACAAGGCGACACCGTCGTCCATGAGCCGCACCCGACCCGCGACTACACCGAGCGCATGCTCGCCGCGTTCGCCTGGCCGATCGAGTTCTCGCCGGGTTACGCCAAACTCAGCGGCGGCCATGTGCTGCGCGCGGCCGATGTCGCGGTGCCGGCGGATTTCTCCTCGGCTGCGTTCTTCCTGGTCGCGGCGAGCGTGGTGCCGGGTTCTGAGCTGCTGCTCGAAGCGGTCGGCATGAACCCGCGCCGCACCGGCCTATTGTCGGCGTTGCGGCTGATGGGCGCGGACATCGTCGAAGAAAATCCGCGCGCCGAAGGCGGCGAACCGGTCGCCGACCTGCGCGTGCGCTACGCGCCCCTGCAAGGCGTCGAAGTACCCGAAGCCCTGGTGCCGGACATGATCGACGAATTCCCGGCCTTGTTCGTCGCCGCCGCGGTGGCGCGGGGACGCACCGTTATTCGCGGCGCGGCCGAGCTGCGGGTCAAGGAGTCCGACCGCATCGCGAGCATGGCGACCGGCCTGCGCGCGCTGGGCGCGACGATCGAGGAAACCCCCGACGGCGCGATCATCGACGGCGGCGCCCTGCATGGCGGCGAGATCGACAGCCATGGCGACCATCGCATCGCGATGAGCTTCGCGATCGCCGCGCAGCTGGCGAGCGGCGAGGTCCGCATCGGCGACGTGGCGAATGTCGCGACTTCGTTCCCGGGCTTCGAGGCCTTGGCGGCGAAGGCGGGGATGCGGGTCGACGCGGCGCGGTAA
- a CDS encoding FMN-dependent NADH-azoreductase: protein MKLLHIDSSALGANSVTRELSAAVATRWLDALPDLSIDYRDLDADPIPHLTGRSLAGTDPAETEASAHILQQFLDADVIVLGVPMYNFGIPSTLKAWIDRVAVAGKTFRYTADGPEGLAKGKRAIIVSGRGGLHSGQPSDFQETYLRHVLGFIGVTDVEFVRAEGVAYSPQHRADALAAAHASIPLPQRQAA from the coding sequence ATGAAGCTCCTGCACATCGATTCAAGCGCTCTGGGCGCAAATTCCGTGACTCGCGAGCTGTCCGCCGCGGTGGCGACGCGGTGGCTGGACGCCCTGCCCGATCTGAGCATCGATTACCGCGACCTCGATGCCGACCCGATCCCGCATCTTACCGGTCGTTCCCTGGCCGGGACCGATCCGGCCGAAACCGAGGCTTCCGCTCATATCCTGCAACAATTCCTGGACGCCGACGTGATTGTTTTGGGCGTGCCGATGTACAACTTCGGCATTCCTTCCACGCTCAAGGCGTGGATCGATCGGGTCGCGGTCGCGGGCAAGACCTTCCGCTACACCGCCGACGGCCCGGAAGGCCTGGCCAAGGGCAAGCGCGCGATCATCGTCAGCGGCCGCGGCGGCCTGCACAGCGGGCAGCCCAGCGATTTTCAGGAGACCTACCTGCGTCACGTCCTGGGCTTCATTGGCGTGACCGATGTCGAGTTCGTGCGTGCCGAAGGTGTGGCTTACTCGCCACAGCATCGTGCCGACGCGCTCGCTGCGGCGCACGCTTCCATCCCGCTGCCGCAACGACAGGCGGCGTGA
- a CDS encoding LysR family transcriptional regulator, whose product MGTFVMHDLNDLYYFAMVVDHAGFAAAERALGIPKSRLSRRISQLETDLGVRLLQRSTRRFAVTEVGNSVYRHAQSMLAEAQAAREVVDRLSAEPRGVIRVSVPVGLAQQQIPKLLPEFLAKYPQVRVQLHVSNRRVDIINEGIDVALRVRSKLDDDGSLVMRSFGQIQELLVASPKYLTRMGRPTNPDELSDHVTLSISEDDARQRWELHGPDGEVRKVELKPRVMGFDFPMLMALAEQGVGITLLPETVCAEAVRRGELEVVLPNWRLPQGIFHAVFASRRGLLPAVRVFIDFLAEKAPSLVESARLQCSDIKGVPCPDSIAGRDGKKHDKPVKISAPA is encoded by the coding sequence ATTGGAACTTTCGTCATGCACGATCTGAATGACCTGTACTACTTCGCGATGGTCGTCGACCACGCCGGGTTCGCCGCCGCGGAACGCGCGCTGGGCATTCCCAAGTCGCGCCTGAGCCGCCGCATCAGCCAGCTGGAAACCGATCTGGGCGTGCGCCTGCTGCAGCGGTCGACCCGCCGTTTCGCCGTCACCGAAGTCGGCAACAGCGTCTATCGCCACGCCCAGTCGATGCTGGCCGAGGCCCAGGCCGCGCGCGAAGTGGTCGACCGCCTCAGCGCCGAGCCGCGCGGGGTGATCCGGGTCAGCGTGCCGGTCGGCCTGGCCCAGCAGCAGATTCCCAAGCTGCTGCCCGAATTCCTGGCCAAGTACCCGCAGGTGCGCGTGCAGCTGCACGTCAGCAACCGCCGGGTCGACATCATCAACGAAGGCATCGACGTCGCCTTGCGCGTGCGTTCCAAGCTCGACGACGACGGCAGTCTGGTGATGCGCAGCTTCGGTCAGATCCAGGAACTGCTGGTCGCCAGCCCGAAGTACCTGACCCGCATGGGCCGGCCGACCAATCCCGACGAACTGTCCGATCACGTCACCCTGAGCATCAGCGAAGACGACGCCCGCCAGCGCTGGGAACTGCACGGCCCGGACGGCGAAGTGCGCAAGGTCGAACTCAAGCCGCGGGTGATGGGCTTCGATTTCCCGATGCTGATGGCGCTGGCCGAGCAGGGCGTGGGCATCACCCTGCTGCCCGAGACCGTCTGCGCCGAGGCCGTGCGCCGCGGTGAACTGGAAGTGGTGCTGCCGAACTGGCGCCTGCCGCAGGGCATCTTCCACGCCGTGTTCGCCTCGCGCCGCGGCCTGCTGCCGGCGGTGCGGGTGTTCATCGACTTCCTGGCCGAGAAGGCCCCGTCCCTGGTCGAATCCGCGCGCCTGCAATGCAGCGACATCAAGGGCGTGCCGTGCCCCGACAGCATCGCCGGCCGCGACGGCAAGAAGCACGACAAGCCGGTGAAGATTTCCGCTCCGGCATGA
- a CDS encoding energy transducer TonB → MSTTSHSIDPNAPDRDTPPAPEAAAIQAAPSRTGLWLLMILLGATFLGWYLYGKRAPVAPPAPLPPIVALPPLDRGANDAGAIANAANTANTANKPNAAKPTPSAKPVAAKPRATQARPIASRSPEPRYPAAALRRGEGGTVVLRVNVGADGVPDDIAVSRRSGSRDLDRAAMTAVRDWRFKPATRNGREVASVVEQPVEFRPLQ, encoded by the coding sequence ATGAGCACCACATCACATTCCATCGATCCCAACGCGCCCGATCGCGACACCCCGCCGGCCCCTGAGGCCGCCGCGATCCAGGCCGCGCCCAGCCGCACCGGCCTGTGGCTGCTGATGATCCTGCTCGGCGCGACCTTCCTGGGTTGGTATCTGTACGGCAAGCGCGCTCCGGTCGCGCCGCCGGCGCCGTTGCCGCCGATCGTGGCGCTGCCGCCGCTCGATCGCGGCGCGAACGATGCCGGCGCGATCGCCAACGCCGCGAACACGGCGAACACGGCGAACAAGCCCAATGCCGCCAAGCCCACGCCCAGCGCCAAGCCGGTCGCGGCCAAGCCGCGCGCGACCCAGGCCCGCCCGATCGCCAGCCGCAGCCCGGAACCGCGTTATCCGGCCGCGGCGCTGCGTCGCGGCGAAGGCGGCACGGTGGTGTTGCGAGTGAACGTCGGCGCCGACGGCGTGCCCGACGATATCGCGGTGAGCCGCCGCAGCGGTTCGCGCGATCTCGACCGCGCCGCGATGACCGCGGTGCGCGACTGGCGCTTCAAGCCGGCCACGCGCAACGGCCGCGAAGTGGCCTCGGTGGTGGAGCAGCCGGTGGAGTTTCGTCCACTCCAGTAA
- the serS gene encoding serine--tRNA ligase gives MLDPTLLRQQPAELAARLHATRGYLLDPAALASLESERKMVQVRTQELQASRNKLSGEIGKRKSKGEDVSDLMAQVSSFGDEQKRGETRLDEIKAEIEAIALGIPNLPNDSVPLGPDESGNVEQHRWGSPREFDFQVKDHVELGARNGWLDGETAAKLSGARFTVLRGGLARLHRALAQFMLDLHTEQHEYQETNVPLLVNADAMRGTGQLPKFEDDLFATHVGEGEAASKRYLIPTSEVPLTNIVRDEILEESALPLRMTAHSMCFRAEAGSAGRDTRGMIRQHQFEKVELVTIARPDQSYEEHERMTRCAEVVLESLGLPYRRMLLCTGDMGFSATKTYDLEVWLPSQGSYREISSCSNCEAFQARRMQARWRNPATGKPEPVHTLNGSGVAIGRAMIAVMENYQNADGSITVPEVLRRYMGGVETLV, from the coding sequence ATGCTCGATCCGACCCTGCTGCGCCAACAGCCCGCCGAACTCGCCGCCCGTCTGCACGCCACCCGCGGCTATCTGCTCGATCCGGCGGCGCTGGCATCGCTGGAAAGCGAACGCAAGATGGTCCAGGTGCGGACCCAGGAACTGCAGGCCTCGCGCAACAAGCTGTCGGGCGAGATCGGCAAGCGCAAGAGCAAGGGCGAGGACGTTTCCGATCTGATGGCGCAGGTGTCGAGCTTCGGCGACGAGCAGAAGCGCGGCGAAACCCGTCTGGATGAAATCAAGGCCGAGATCGAGGCGATCGCGCTGGGCATCCCAAACCTGCCTAACGATTCGGTGCCGCTCGGCCCGGACGAAAGCGGCAACGTCGAGCAGCACCGCTGGGGCAGCCCGCGCGAGTTCGACTTCCAGGTCAAGGACCACGTCGAACTGGGCGCGCGCAACGGCTGGCTCGACGGCGAGACCGCGGCCAAGCTGTCGGGCGCGCGTTTCACCGTGCTGCGCGGCGGCCTGGCGCGGCTGCATCGCGCGCTGGCCCAGTTCATGCTCGACCTGCACACCGAGCAGCACGAATACCAGGAAACCAACGTGCCGCTGCTGGTCAACGCCGACGCGATGCGCGGCACCGGCCAGTTGCCCAAGTTCGAGGACGATCTGTTCGCGACCCACGTCGGCGAAGGCGAAGCGGCGAGCAAGCGTTATCTGATCCCGACCTCGGAAGTGCCGCTGACCAATATCGTCCGCGACGAAATCCTCGAGGAGTCCGCGCTGCCGCTGCGCATGACCGCGCACTCGATGTGCTTCCGCGCCGAGGCCGGCAGCGCCGGCCGCGACACCCGCGGCATGATCCGCCAGCATCAGTTCGAGAAGGTCGAATTGGTCACCATCGCGCGGCCGGACCAGAGCTACGAAGAGCACGAGCGCATGACCCGCTGCGCCGAGGTCGTGCTCGAAAGCCTCGGCCTTCCGTACCGGCGCATGCTGCTGTGCACCGGCGACATGGGCTTCTCCGCGACCAAGACCTACGATCTGGAAGTGTGGCTGCCGAGCCAGGGCAGCTACCGCGAGATTTCCTCGTGCTCCAACTGCGAAGCCTTCCAGGCCCGGCGCATGCAGGCGCGCTGGCGCAACCCGGCGACCGGCAAGCCCGAGCCGGTGCATACCCTCAACGGCTCCGGCGTCGCCATCGGCCGCGCGATGATCGCGGTGATGGAGAACTATCAGAACGCCGATGGTTCGATCACGGTGCCTGAGGTGCTGCGGCGGTACATGGGTGGGGTCGAAACGCTGGTTTGA
- a CDS encoding energy transducer TonB codes for MSTPSPAPRRSFNFAAWLPSGKAWLWVVGAFAIGLALFAWVWSSNRNRGDGFYRSGDTPPTSAQPFYAPLPAPASADGEGVAPAPSPQPSPAAAGDEPQDTPQLVENPNPPAPPQSMPNAPQAPAASNAASGAQTAASPLPGNRPPQYPPASLRRGEGGTVRVRVEVTEQGGVDGVDVVEGSGSRALDRAALSAVRSWRFKPAMRGGQPVAGAVIVPITFNPNQ; via the coding sequence ATGTCGACACCGTCCCCCGCACCTCGCCGTTCCTTCAATTTCGCCGCCTGGCTGCCGTCGGGCAAGGCGTGGCTGTGGGTCGTGGGCGCGTTCGCCATCGGCCTGGCCCTGTTCGCCTGGGTCTGGTCGAGCAACCGCAATCGCGGCGATGGCTTCTATCGCAGCGGCGACACCCCGCCGACCAGCGCGCAACCGTTCTATGCGCCGCTGCCCGCGCCGGCCTCGGCCGATGGCGAGGGCGTGGCGCCGGCTCCGTCGCCGCAGCCCTCGCCCGCCGCGGCCGGCGACGAGCCGCAGGACACCCCGCAACTGGTCGAAAACCCGAACCCGCCGGCGCCGCCGCAGAGCATGCCGAACGCTCCGCAAGCGCCGGCCGCGTCGAACGCGGCCTCGGGCGCGCAGACCGCGGCCTCGCCGCTGCCGGGCAATCGGCCGCCGCAGTATCCGCCGGCCTCGCTGCGCCGCGGCGAAGGCGGCACGGTGCGCGTTCGCGTCGAGGTCACCGAACAAGGCGGCGTCGACGGCGTGGACGTGGTCGAAGGCAGCGGCTCGCGCGCGCTCGATCGCGCGGCGCTGAGCGCGGTGCGTTCCTGGCGCTTCAAGCCGGCGATGCGCGGCGGCCAGCCGGTGGCGGGCGCGGTGATCGTGCCGATCACGTTCAATCCCAATCAGTGA